Proteins found in one Synechococcus sp. LA31 genomic segment:
- a CDS encoding rhodanese-like domain-containing protein yields MSSPTPLSARALQQRLEAGEPLQLVDVREPMELELARLSEPVIHLPLSTSEQWIGSLQERLDPQRDVVVLCHAGVRSWQFGCWLMEAQGFPQVWNLQGGIDAWSVEVDPSVPRY; encoded by the coding sequence ATGAGCAGCCCCACCCCACTCAGCGCCCGTGCGCTTCAGCAACGGCTGGAGGCCGGTGAACCGTTGCAGCTGGTGGATGTACGCGAGCCGATGGAGCTCGAGCTGGCCCGCCTGAGCGAACCGGTCATTCATCTACCGCTCAGCACGTCCGAGCAGTGGATCGGCAGCTTGCAGGAACGGCTGGATCCCCAGCGCGACGTGGTGGTGCTCTGCCATGCCGGTGTGCGCAGCTGGCAGTTCGGCTGCTGGCTGATGGAGGCCCAGGGGTTCCCACAGGTGTGGAACCTGCAGGGAGGCATCGATGCCTGGAGCGTGGAGGTGGATCCAAGCGTGCCGCGCTACTGA
- the trpB gene encoding tryptophan synthase subunit beta, with amino-acid sequence MTSSVSQVDPAALELAARPNTLGRYGQFGGQYVPETLIPALAELEQAAAEAWKDPSFTDRLNHLLRTYVGRPNPLYEAERLSEHYCRAEGGPRIWLKREDLNHTGAHKINNALGQALLALRMGKQRIIAETGAGQHGVATATVCARFGLECVVYMGAEDMRRQALNVFRMRLLGAKVQPVTAGTATLKDATSEAIRDWVTNVETTHYILGSVAGPHPFPMLVRDFHAVIGEETKRQCHEAFGRNPDVLVACVGGGSNAMGLFHPFVQDTAVRLVGVEAAGDGVATGRHAATITEGRVGVLHGAMSLLLQDGEGQVQEAHSISAGLDYPGVGPEHSYLKTIGRAEYGAVTDAEALDALQLLCQLEGIIPALETAHAFAWLDKLCPTLAPGTEVVLNLSGRGDKDVNTVADRLGSALGG; translated from the coding sequence GTGACCAGCAGCGTTTCCCAGGTTGACCCCGCAGCGCTGGAGCTTGCTGCCAGGCCCAACACGCTGGGCCGTTACGGCCAGTTCGGTGGGCAGTATGTGCCCGAAACGCTGATCCCCGCTCTGGCAGAGCTCGAGCAGGCCGCCGCTGAGGCCTGGAAGGATCCCTCCTTCACCGATCGGCTCAACCACCTGCTCCGTACCTACGTGGGGCGCCCTAATCCCCTCTATGAGGCCGAACGGCTCAGCGAGCACTATTGCCGCGCTGAGGGAGGTCCGCGCATCTGGCTGAAGCGCGAAGACCTCAACCACACCGGGGCTCACAAAATCAACAACGCCCTTGGGCAGGCTCTGCTGGCCCTGCGCATGGGTAAACAACGCATCATTGCCGAAACCGGCGCCGGTCAGCACGGCGTGGCGACTGCCACGGTGTGCGCTCGCTTCGGCCTCGAGTGCGTGGTCTACATGGGCGCTGAAGACATGCGCCGCCAGGCTCTCAACGTGTTCCGTATGCGGCTACTGGGCGCCAAGGTGCAGCCCGTCACCGCCGGCACCGCCACCCTCAAGGACGCCACCAGCGAGGCCATTCGCGACTGGGTGACCAACGTGGAAACGACGCACTACATCTTGGGTTCAGTCGCGGGTCCGCATCCCTTCCCGATGCTCGTGCGCGATTTCCACGCCGTGATCGGTGAAGAAACCAAGCGTCAGTGCCATGAAGCCTTTGGCCGCAACCCCGACGTGCTGGTGGCTTGCGTGGGTGGTGGCTCCAATGCCATGGGCCTGTTCCACCCCTTTGTGCAAGACACCGCCGTGCGCTTGGTGGGTGTTGAGGCTGCCGGCGATGGTGTGGCCACTGGTCGCCATGCCGCCACCATCACTGAAGGCCGTGTGGGCGTGCTTCATGGCGCCATGAGCCTGCTACTCCAGGACGGTGAAGGCCAGGTGCAGGAGGCTCACTCCATTAGTGCTGGTCTCGACTATCCCGGTGTGGGTCCTGAGCACAGCTACCTGAAAACGATCGGCCGGGCTGAATACGGCGCTGTGACCGACGCTGAAGCCCTCGATGCCCTGCAGTTGCTCTGCCAGCTCGAGGGCATCATTCCAGCCCTAGAGACGGCTCATGCCTTCGCTTGGCTCGACAAGCTCTGCCCCACCCTTGCCCCGGGTACCGAGGTGGTGCTCAACCTGTCCGGGCGTGGCGACAAGGATGTGAACACCGTGGCTGATCGGCTTGGTAGCGCTCTCGGCGGCTGA
- a CDS encoding heat-inducible transcriptional repressor HrcA, producing the protein MPGAWRWIQACRATEPTAHLRSSHSAAGAQPVQPLPHRQEQVLQATVRHYVDTTEPVGSKTLVQRFGLKASPATIRSAMGALELRGLLTQPHISAGRVPSPLGYRHYVNCLLPAPGAAAGQLQRELMSLSLQWAALDDLLLHLARRLADLTGLLSLITRPERPSPALQALRLVPSGDRLLVFLVEGGASATSLNLRLPLGSADELPALERWVSAQLAEGTINWQSLPPQLQSCGYQLRQGLISHQQAGASQPSSAVTLGLGGLLRQPEFERSESLRPLLELVECEPQRVLQPEQVRALGGVWIGAEHPDQALHQCAVVQASYGTAGGGAGQVALIGPMRMAYSTARSAVQAVATTLERLLS; encoded by the coding sequence ATGCCTGGAGCGTGGAGGTGGATCCAAGCGTGCCGCGCTACTGAGCCCACAGCACACCTACGATCCAGCCATTCCGCCGCCGGCGCCCAACCCGTGCAGCCGCTGCCCCACAGGCAAGAGCAGGTGCTGCAGGCCACCGTGCGCCACTACGTGGACACCACGGAACCGGTGGGCAGCAAAACCCTGGTGCAGCGCTTCGGGCTGAAGGCGAGCCCAGCCACGATCCGCTCGGCCATGGGCGCCCTCGAACTGCGGGGGCTCCTCACCCAACCCCACATCTCCGCCGGGCGGGTGCCAAGCCCCCTGGGCTATCGGCACTACGTGAATTGCCTGCTGCCAGCGCCCGGTGCAGCAGCCGGCCAACTGCAGCGGGAACTGATGAGCTTGAGCCTGCAATGGGCTGCCCTCGACGACCTGCTGCTGCATCTAGCCCGGCGCCTCGCCGACCTCACCGGTTTGCTCAGCCTGATCACGCGGCCCGAGCGGCCAAGCCCTGCATTGCAGGCGCTGCGCCTGGTGCCGAGCGGTGATCGTCTGCTGGTGTTTCTGGTGGAAGGCGGAGCTTCTGCCACCAGCCTCAACCTGCGCCTGCCCCTCGGCAGCGCAGACGAACTGCCGGCACTCGAACGCTGGGTGAGCGCTCAGCTGGCAGAGGGCACCATCAACTGGCAGAGCCTGCCACCGCAGCTGCAAAGCTGCGGCTACCAACTGCGCCAAGGACTGATCAGCCATCAGCAAGCTGGAGCCAGCCAGCCCAGTAGTGCCGTGACCCTCGGGCTGGGGGGGCTGCTGCGGCAGCCGGAATTTGAGCGGAGTGAGAGTCTCAGGCCGCTGCTGGAGCTCGTGGAATGCGAACCCCAGCGCGTGCTGCAGCCGGAGCAGGTGCGGGCACTAGGAGGCGTGTGGATCGGAGCGGAGCATCCCGACCAGGCCTTGCACCAATGTGCTGTGGTGCAGGCCAGCTACGGCACAGCCGGGGGAGGAGCCGGCCAAGTCGCGCTGATCGGCCCCATGCGCATGGCCTATTCCACCGCCCGCTCCGCTGTGCAGGCAGTTGCCACCACGCTGGAGCGGTTATTGAGCTGA